The following proteins are encoded in a genomic region of Natrarchaeobius halalkaliphilus:
- a CDS encoding Vms1/Ankzf1 family peptidyl-tRNA hydrolase — protein sequence MFDVDRLLGRASLKERIDELEDETERLRSRYEAESERRATAATARQEAEETINRLEDRIAQLEGELERVDGVDSGLEFRSRERMRGTELADVLDRLASIRTAPEGALTAVVSDGETGVGHRGVDLDDVLGERAALLDDASPCVCYVDDAGLVSVALRPPILPAIEPTWDDRFAVDREWFLGTDRYVLALVRADLFALGVYDGDERTAYRGFESDVKGAHSKGGFSQARFERIRDDQIDDHLERCRATLSEYRSDRPGDEPLYLTGQRGVIDTLVDDGTLEPDATTAVDATGDPKSALDDAHRSFWTTDVLVL from the coding sequence ATGTTCGACGTCGACCGGTTGCTCGGACGCGCATCGCTCAAAGAGCGGATCGACGAACTCGAGGACGAAACGGAGCGCCTGCGGTCGCGCTACGAAGCCGAATCCGAGCGCAGGGCAACAGCAGCCACGGCCAGACAGGAGGCCGAAGAGACGATCAACCGGCTCGAGGATCGGATCGCCCAACTCGAAGGGGAACTCGAGCGCGTCGATGGCGTGGACTCCGGACTCGAGTTTCGCTCGCGCGAGCGGATGCGGGGAACCGAACTCGCGGACGTACTCGACCGGCTCGCGTCGATCCGAACCGCCCCGGAGGGAGCGCTCACGGCTGTCGTCTCCGACGGCGAGACGGGCGTGGGCCACCGCGGCGTCGACCTCGATGACGTCCTGGGCGAACGGGCCGCGCTCCTCGACGACGCCTCGCCGTGCGTGTGCTACGTCGACGATGCTGGCCTCGTCTCGGTCGCGCTGAGGCCGCCGATTCTGCCGGCGATAGAGCCGACGTGGGACGACCGCTTCGCCGTCGACCGCGAGTGGTTCCTGGGGACCGACCGGTACGTCCTCGCGCTGGTCAGAGCAGATCTGTTCGCACTCGGCGTTTACGACGGCGACGAACGCACCGCGTACCGCGGCTTCGAAAGCGACGTCAAAGGAGCGCACTCGAAGGGAGGGTTCTCGCAGGCCCGGTTCGAACGGATCCGCGACGATCAGATCGACGACCATCTCGAGCGCTGTCGAGCGACCCTCTCCGAGTACCGATCCGATCGTCCGGGCGACGAACCGCTTTACTTGACGGGACAACGTGGCGTAATCGACACGCTCGTCGACGACGGGACTCTCGAGCCGGACGCGACGACTGCGGTCGATGCGACGGGCGATCCGAAGTCGGCGCTCGACGACGCCCATCGCTCGTTCTGGACGACGGACGTTCTCGTTCTGTAA
- a CDS encoding DUF1611 domain-containing protein: protein MRVAILAHELFPNEAKTALGVLRYADDEIVAVLDRDNPNRRVNEFVPDVQDAPIVTGMDDLEDDEVDALLIGVAPIGGGFEESWREDVRKALERGHDVISGLHYFLSEDDEFDRLAEANDCELRDVRKPPEDLSVSDGIASDVDAEVILTVGTDCGVGKMTATMELVADAREAGYDAAVVPTGQTGIMIEGWGMPVDRVVSDFTAGAVEEMILEAGTDHDYLFVEGQGSIVHPAYSGVTCGILHGAMADRLVLCHDAGREAIHGYESFSLPPLSRYIDLYEDLAAPVSESRVVAGALNTSGLEDSVAREAVNEYEAAIDAPATDVIRFGTDGVLETLLESGSDR from the coding sequence ATGCGCGTTGCAATTCTCGCTCACGAGCTGTTTCCCAACGAGGCGAAAACCGCACTCGGCGTCCTTCGGTACGCCGACGACGAGATCGTCGCGGTGTTAGATCGCGACAATCCGAACCGACGGGTCAACGAGTTCGTCCCGGACGTTCAGGATGCACCGATCGTGACCGGGATGGACGACCTCGAGGACGACGAGGTCGACGCACTGCTGATCGGCGTTGCCCCCATCGGTGGCGGCTTCGAAGAGAGCTGGCGCGAGGACGTCCGGAAGGCACTCGAGCGCGGTCACGACGTCATCTCCGGCCTCCATTACTTTCTCAGTGAGGACGATGAGTTCGATCGGTTGGCCGAGGCGAACGACTGTGAGCTCAGAGACGTTCGAAAGCCGCCCGAAGACCTGTCGGTGAGCGACGGTATCGCAAGCGACGTCGACGCCGAGGTGATCTTGACCGTCGGAACGGATTGCGGAGTCGGCAAGATGACGGCGACGATGGAACTGGTTGCCGACGCCCGCGAGGCGGGCTACGACGCGGCCGTCGTTCCGACCGGACAGACCGGGATCATGATCGAAGGCTGGGGAATGCCGGTCGATCGCGTCGTCTCCGATTTCACCGCCGGGGCCGTCGAAGAGATGATCCTCGAGGCCGGAACCGACCACGACTACCTCTTCGTCGAAGGACAGGGAAGTATCGTCCACCCGGCGTACTCGGGTGTCACCTGTGGTATCCTCCACGGAGCGATGGCCGACCGACTCGTCCTCTGTCACGATGCCGGACGGGAGGCGATTCACGGCTACGAATCGTTCTCGCTCCCGCCGCTCTCGCGCTATATCGACCTCTACGAGGACCTCGCTGCACCCGTCAGCGAGTCGCGCGTCGTTGCGGGGGCGCTCAACACCTCGGGACTCGAGGATAGCGTGGCTCGCGAGGCCGTCAACGAATACGAAGCCGCGATCGACGCACCGGCGACCGACGTCATCCGCTTCGGAACGGACGGCGTTCTCGAGACGCTTCTGGAATCCGGGTCGGACCGATGA
- a CDS encoding DUF5802 family protein: MFEVFSGSYYLGRLYVTPTNAESAFMHSDQHERINEEVYATGHGVERLDAPLVMKLENRHFPVHGDDAVPSDTLAVPETMLEETRIRNPPSLREVFLARRERARQLLEFAGGWQPSGDDSDATTGSSSDDYPNAGT, translated from the coding sequence ATGTTCGAAGTGTTCTCTGGAAGCTACTATCTGGGACGTCTCTACGTGACGCCGACGAACGCGGAGTCCGCGTTCATGCACAGCGATCAGCACGAACGGATCAACGAAGAAGTGTACGCGACCGGCCACGGGGTAGAACGGCTCGATGCACCGCTCGTCATGAAACTCGAGAACCGCCACTTCCCGGTTCACGGCGACGACGCCGTCCCGTCGGATACGCTCGCCGTTCCGGAGACGATGCTCGAGGAAACCCGGATTCGAAATCCGCCATCGCTTCGCGAGGTATTTCTCGCCCGACGCGAACGCGCCCGGCAGTTGCTCGAGTTCGCGGGTGGATGGCAGCCGTCGGGTGACGACTCGGACGCGACCACCGGCTCGAGTTCCGACGACTACCCGAACGCCGGAACGTAA
- a CDS encoding DUF456 domain-containing protein, with protein MTDRSDELTERRETDSSQDILEETDRLLSESEAGDASSERRSHERADRQHADEHRETATEHHQPMDEPSTATGGSRFRPSRSLGEYFSPKAFFALALLVSAGLLAGQTLSPIGSIGRIGGMFAIAFFVGLLTSKRRYLEVSAVGVSVGAVAMVLFDFTLAVVGSGRLLVAIGAAVGLVATVAGYYFGRDLRDGLVRDVN; from the coding sequence ATGACCGACCGCTCTGACGAGCTCACTGAACGTCGAGAGACGGACTCGAGTCAGGACATCCTCGAGGAAACCGATCGACTGCTCTCGGAGTCGGAAGCCGGTGACGCGTCGTCCGAACGCCGCTCGCACGAGCGGGCGGACCGTCAGCACGCGGACGAACATCGAGAGACGGCGACGGAACATCATCAGCCGATGGACGAGCCATCGACGGCGACCGGCGGCTCGAGATTTCGGCCGAGCAGGTCACTGGGAGAGTACTTCTCCCCCAAAGCGTTTTTCGCGCTGGCCCTCCTCGTCAGCGCCGGTCTCCTCGCCGGACAGACGCTCTCTCCGATCGGCAGCATCGGACGGATCGGCGGTATGTTCGCCATCGCGTTCTTCGTTGGCCTACTCACGTCGAAACGACGCTATCTCGAGGTGAGCGCCGTAGGCGTTTCGGTGGGCGCAGTGGCGATGGTTCTCTTCGATTTTACCCTCGCCGTGGTGGGCTCCGGTCGACTCCTGGTCGCCATCGGTGCGGCGGTCGGTCTGGTCGCGACCGTCGCCGGCTACTACTTCGGTCGAGACCTGCGTGACGGACTGGTACGTGACGTTAACTAG
- a CDS encoding ArsR/SmtB family transcription factor, translated as MDSAALLDLLGNENRRRILRLLARKPCYVTEISEYLSVSPKAVIEHLRKLEEAGLIESRVDDQRRKYFHIARNVRLEVNVSPYGFASKSAYPANNSFDITTCRHLSLDISWDNTDELDELLGALEDLEQLENELSLAQRWVQSRLCDVLDQVSEEVGGGPESRIYADLLARIRTEPRSVGELGGDLDVPREVVAELLERMADEGIVRRTERGWELTTNG; from the coding sequence ATGGACTCCGCGGCGTTGTTGGATTTGCTGGGTAACGAGAACAGAAGGCGAATCCTTCGACTCCTCGCCCGCAAACCCTGTTACGTAACCGAAATCTCCGAGTATCTCAGCGTGAGTCCCAAAGCGGTCATCGAGCACCTTCGAAAACTCGAGGAGGCCGGATTGATCGAGAGCAGGGTCGACGATCAGCGCCGGAAGTACTTCCACATCGCCCGGAACGTTCGACTCGAGGTCAACGTCTCACCCTACGGATTCGCGAGCAAGAGCGCGTATCCCGCGAACAATAGCTTCGACATCACGACCTGTCGGCACCTCTCGCTCGACATCTCCTGGGACAACACCGACGAGCTCGACGAACTCCTCGGCGCGCTCGAAGACCTCGAACAGCTCGAGAACGAACTCTCGCTCGCCCAGCGATGGGTCCAGAGCCGCCTCTGTGACGTCCTCGATCAGGTCTCGGAGGAGGTCGGCGGTGGGCCGGAGAGCCGCATTTACGCGGATCTGCTCGCGAGAATTCGAACCGAACCGCGGTCGGTCGGTGAACTCGGCGGTGACCTCGATGTCCCGCGGGAGGTCGTCGCCGAGTTACTCGAGCGGATGGCCGACGAGGGTATCGTTCGTCGAACGGAACGAGGCTGGGAGCTGACGACCAACGGGTGA
- a CDS encoding dipeptide epimerase, translating to MSLETSVHRRSLPLEYPFTIARGTVTETDVVTVHVEDGEGRIGIGAASPASHYGETAATVEAVLPDLLSIVEDVDDPSQHARIERRMRETLRENPAARAAVSIALYDLEAKRLEVPLYRYWGLDPAESLETSYTIGIDDLETVREKTETALDRGHGTLKVKLGTGRDDEIVRTIRSVAPDARLFVDANEAWSPREAVSTIERLAEYDLALVEQPVPARNLEGLKFVSDRSPVPIAADESCVTLADIPQIADRCDIANLKLMKCGGLREAWRMIHAARAHDLDVMCGCMTESNASIAAACHLAPALDYADLDGSLLLSDDPYDGVPIVDGRIDLEALERPGSGAAPT from the coding sequence ATGAGCCTCGAAACGTCCGTTCACCGGCGGTCGCTCCCGCTCGAGTATCCGTTTACGATCGCGCGCGGAACGGTAACCGAGACCGACGTCGTGACCGTCCACGTCGAGGACGGGGAGGGACGGATCGGGATCGGTGCGGCCTCGCCGGCGTCACACTACGGTGAGACCGCCGCCACGGTCGAGGCCGTCCTGCCGGATCTCCTCTCGATCGTCGAGGACGTAGACGATCCGAGCCAGCACGCGCGGATCGAGCGGCGAATGCGCGAAACGCTCCGGGAGAATCCCGCCGCACGGGCCGCCGTCAGCATCGCGCTTTACGACCTCGAAGCGAAGCGACTCGAGGTCCCGCTCTATCGCTACTGGGGCCTCGATCCCGCCGAGAGCCTCGAAACCTCCTACACGATCGGAATCGACGATCTCGAGACGGTACGCGAGAAGACGGAAACGGCTCTCGACCGCGGTCATGGGACGCTGAAAGTCAAACTCGGAACCGGCCGAGACGACGAAATCGTGCGAACGATTCGGTCGGTCGCTCCAGACGCGCGGCTGTTCGTCGACGCGAACGAGGCCTGGTCACCGCGTGAGGCGGTTTCGACGATCGAACGACTCGCTGAGTACGATCTCGCTTTGGTCGAACAGCCCGTCCCGGCTAGGAACCTCGAGGGACTGAAGTTCGTCTCCGATCGATCGCCGGTTCCGATCGCCGCCGACGAATCCTGTGTGACGCTCGCGGACATCCCGCAGATAGCTGACCGCTGTGACATCGCGAACCTCAAACTGATGAAGTGTGGCGGCCTGCGGGAGGCCTGGCGGATGATCCACGCCGCTCGCGCACACGATCTCGACGTGATGTGTGGCTGTATGACCGAGTCGAACGCCTCGATCGCGGCTGCCTGTCATCTCGCTCCGGCGCTCGATTATGCCGACCTCGACGGCTCACTCTTGCTTTCCGACGATCCCTACGACGGCGTACCGATCGTCGACGGTCGGATCGATCTCGAGGCGCTCGAACGTCCGGGGTCGGGGGCGGCTCCGACGTAA